From the Sphingomonas brevis genome, the window CGGCTTCGTGCCGCTGATCGTTTCGCTGCTGCTCAGCGTGGCCGTGCTGGGACTTCCCGCCGCCCACGACATGGACCCGGCAAGGTTGAGCGCCTTCGAAACCATCATGGGCGGCACTCCGCGGATCTGGCTCGGCGGGATCCTGGCCTATGGCCTTTCGACGCTGCTCAATGTCTCGATCTTTGCGCGACTGAAGGGCCAGGAGGGTGAGAAATTGCTGTGGCTGCGTTCGGCCGTTGCCAGCGCGCTCAGCCAGATCGTCGACACGCTGATCTTCATTTCGGTCGCCTTCTACGGCGTCTTCCCGATCGGCGAGCTGCTGCTCGGCCAGATGATGGCCAAGGTCGTGCTTTCGATCATCCTGGTGCCCCCATTTATCTACGGCTTCGTGGCCCTGGGACGCAGGCTGGATTCCCAATATTAACCCCAAGCGTTGCCGAATCGCACCAGCCGCAAATTCAATTTATTGGCCGTCACAAAAATGTAGCATCCGCCGTTTCTTGCCCTTAGGCGTCACCCTGGGGATGCAGCGATGGGGTGGGGTTTTTCTGCAACGCAATGGCGAAAAGGTGATGGCCTGAACGGCTAGTCACCCAAGTGTCTAATTCGACCCCTAGCTGCCCGGCATTCGTATTCAGTGCGTAGATAAATATTGGGGTCTAACGTGAAAAAAA encodes:
- a CDS encoding queuosine precursor transporter, with the translated sequence MTDQTTSTSPAIPRSLFAFAIFYGGMVCIAGVLGNKQVALGPLSAIGPLVGLGPLAVEAGIFAFLMLVVTSSSVAELHGRATANRLVLIGFVPLIVSLLLSVAVLGLPAAHDMDPARLSAFETIMGGTPRIWLGGILAYGLSTLLNVSIFARLKGQEGEKLLWLRSAVASALSQIVDTLIFISVAFYGVFPIGELLLGQMMAKVVLSIILVPPFIYGFVALGRRLDSQY